The sequence GCTCCCGATGCAGGTTGGACTGCGTATACCCCATTAGCAACTGAATCACCTGGACATGGACTTGACTATTATGTGCTAGGCTTGCAAATATCCGGTGCTGGTACACTAATGGGTGGAATTAATTTCTTGGCGACTATTGTTACAATGAGAGCGCCGGGAATGACATATATGCGAATGCCGCTGTTTACGTGGACAACATTTGTAACAAGCACACTTATTTTACTTGCCTTTCCGGCTTTAACAGTTGGCTTGTTTCTATTAATGTTTGATCGAATGTTTGATTCGGCTTTCTTTGATGTTACATTAGGCGGAAACTCCATTATTTGGCAGCATTTATTCTGGATATTTGGACATCCGGAGGTATATATTTTGATTCTTCCGGTATTTGGCGTGTTTAGTGAAGTATTTGCAACCTTTTCTAAAAAACGTTTATTCGGTTACACTGCGATGGTCTTTGCAACGATGCTAATTGCATTTTTAGGATTTATGGTATGGGCACACCATATGTTTACGGCAGGACTAGGTCCAGTAGCCAACTCGATTTTTGCAGTAGCAACAATGGCTATTGCAGTTCCAACAGGAATTAAAATCTTTAACTGGTTGGCGACAATGTGGGGCGGAAATATTACCGTAAGCACTGCTATGCTATGGGCGCTTGGATTTATTCCTTCTTTTACTATCGGTGGGATGACAGGAGTCATGCTTGCATCTTCTGTTGCCGACTATCAATATCATGATTCATACTTTGTTGTCGCTCATTTTCACTATGTTATTGTAGGTGGAACAGTGTTCGGTATTTTTGCTGGTCTTCATTACTGGTGGCCGAAGATGTTTGGCAGAGTTTTAAATGAAACATTAGGTAAAATTACATTTTGGCTATTCTTTTTCGGCTTCCACTTAACGTTTTTCATTCAGCACTTTTTAGGGTTAATGGGAATGCCGCGTCGATATTGGGTGTTTCTAAAAGATCAAGATTTGGATTTAGGGAACTTAATAAGTTCACTAGGAGCTTTATTAATGGGAGTAGCTGGAATTCTGTTTTTAATTAATATTATTTATACAGCTGCTAAAGGGGAAAAAGCTCCTGCTGATCCGTTTGATGGTCGTACCCTGGAATGGGCTGTATCTTCACCACCACCATATTATAATTTTAAACAATTGCCTCTTGTCCGTGGTCTGGATCCATTGTGGATCGAAAAACGGGAAGGAAATGGAAAATTAAAGCCTGCTGAGCCGCTTGGAGATGTCCATATGCCAAATAGCTCGATTCTGCCGTTTGTTATGTCTGTTGGATTTACGATTGCCGGTTTTGGTTTTATTTATCAACCGGATAATAGAACATGGCTATTAGCGGTATTTATTGGTATGGGAATCGCTTTAGGTTCCATGTTAATCCGATCATTAAAAGACGACCACGGCTATTATATTAGCAAGGAAGAACTTGAAAAGGAGGCGAACTAGATGAGTCATGACCATTCCTTAAATCCAGAAACGATGCCACAGGAGCCGGAAAAAGCAACACTGGAAGGAAAAAATAAATTCTTTGGTCTATGGTTCTTCCTCGGAGGAGAAACCGTATTATTTGCTAGTCTTTTTGGTACGTTTTTAGCTTTGCGTAACTCAACAGCAAATGGTCCAACTGGTGATGATATTTTTGGATTAGGGCTTGTTTTTATTATGACAATGCTGTTACTAACCAGTTCATTAACTAGTGTTTATGCCATGTATCATATGAAAAACAATGATTTTAAAAAGATGCAATTATGGCTTGCTGTTACTGCATTTTTAGGTATTGGATTTTTAGGCTGTGAAATCTATGAATTTTATCATTATATTACTGACTTTGGGTTTACGTTTCGATCATCGGCATTTGGCTCCGCCTTCTATACCCTTGTAGGGTTTCATGGGGGACACGTAGTATTTGGACTAAGCTGGCTTATTGCTCTACTGGTTCGGAATGCAAAGCGAGGACTAAACTTATACAACGCACCAAAATTCAATACATTTAGCTTGTATTGGCACTTTATTGACGTTGTATGGGTATTTATTTTTACCGTTGTTTACTTGATGGGAAAGGTGGGTTAAATGATGACAGACAATACGAATTTTAACTCATTTCAAAAGCAGAGAAATAAAGAGGAAATGAAAAGACAGCTGATTGCATTTATATTAATGATTGGCTTTACGATAGTAGCTTTTGCAATTGTAGCGACTGGTTCCATGCAAAAAATGTTCGCAGTACCATTGCTGCTTATTATGGCTGTTGTTCAAGTTGGATTTCAATTTTACTATTTTATGCATATGAAAGACAAAGGACATGAGTTTCCTGCTTTAATGATTTATAGTGGTGTATGGGCAGCAATATTAACCATAGCAGCTCTTGTAGCAATTGTTTGGTGGTAGAAAGGTCGGGGGAGAACATCCCGATCTTTTTGTACTATAGGAAACTATAAAACTTTAGGCTTTATAGTATAAGAAAAACTACAGTTTTCGCTAAAAGACTTGGCGACAAGCCAAGTTTTTCTACTTTTACTGTTTAGGGTATCTGTTTCTTTTTGCTAGGACGCCTCGTCTAGTTTAAGCGCTCGTGTTACTAGCAAATTTCGATCTTTCCTACGATAGGTTAAATTGGTACTTTCCGTTGCCATTTCTTTAACTTGTCAAAGGTTTGCCGTTTGTACGTCACTAACCGAGCGCTTCTAGCTTTTGTTGATTCAATCTGTTGTTAAGTTGTCAAATTAGAAATGTTTAAGTGTTTTCAAAATAAATTATAATAAAAGGACAATCCTTTTTAGGGGTGAATAATCATGTGGCTAGAGTTAGAGATATTTGGTTTTCGTGCACTGTGGAGTCCCTACTTTATGGTGTTTGTTATAAGTTTAGCACTGGCATATTTTCTTATAACCGGGCCATTTCGCCATAAATTTAGCGGAGGAGAGAGACCAACAGCTAAACAGCAAATTATGTTTTATTCCGCCATGGTACTGTTGTATGCTGTAAAGGGCGGACCAACGGATTTACTATCGCATATCATGTTGACCGCACATATGATACAAATGGCAATATTTTACTTGGTCTTCCCAATTCTTGTTATAAAAGGAATTCCAGAATGGATTTGGAGAAAGGTTTTATATGCTCCGATTATTAAGCCAGTTGTTCAGTTGTTAACGAAGCCGATAATTTCTTTGTTGCTATTTAATGGCTTATTTTCATTTTACCATATTCCTGCAGTGTTTAATTTTGCTAAATCATCACAGTTAGCACATACTTTTATTTCTTTAATCATCCTATTTGCTGCTTTTATGGTTTGGATGCCAGTTCTCGCACCAATTAAAGAACTAAATAGAATGCGTCCATTAGTTAAAATCTTTTATATTTTTGCGAATGGTGTATTGCTTACACCGGCTTGTGCGCTTATTATATTTGCTGATAAGCCATTATTTGCAACGTATACTCAAGATGGAGCCTGGTTACAAGCACTTGCATTGTGTGTACCTGGAGATGTACTTGATGGACTTGCTGTACAAATCAGTGGTCCAGAAATGTTTTCACCAATGAGTATCTTGGAAGATCAGCAATTGGGTGGAATCATTATGAAGGTTATACAGGAAATGACGTATGGTATTATTTTGGGGAGAGTATTCTTTAAATGGTTTAGTGATGAAAGTGTAAAGAAGATTGATCCAGTACCAGCAGAACTTCAACACATACAGTGATTTATAGTTCCTGTCTATGTCTAATTGAGGGGCGGGAACGTTTCCTTCTTTTAACATTTAAAAGTAAGTGACATCATAAATAGGAATATTTATCCCACGTGCTGTAAGACTTCTGCTTTAAGAGCTATAGAGAATACAAGGAAGTCTAAATGGGAGATGACGGAAACCTACTGCCCGATTCGTTCAAGTTGAAAGGACAAGGAAAACTTCGGTAGCGATACTTCGCGGTTTCTCAAGGACAGAGTTCTACGGCAGCAATACATCGCTTATACCTTTGTTTCTGCTGTTTATTCAGTAGGGGATAAAGGAAAAATATACTGAATGAAGTTTTTGTTTTAATTAAATGTTATCAAGAGGTACGTTTGTATGTAAGTTGTTGTTTGGCTTCATATATAGGAGATAGAGAGAAAGGAGAATTAGATGCCTGTTTTACCAACGATAAGTACTTCGTTTATTATATTAAGTGCTATTTTAGTAGCAATTGGTTGGCGTTTTATAATAAAAGGTCAACCAGAAAAACATAAAAAAACAATGATAGCTGCTGCAATTAGTGCATTGCTGTTTTTTATCATTTACGCATCTCGAACAATCTTTATTGGAAATACTAGCTTTGGAGGTCCAGATCACCTGGAAATCTATTATACGATTTTTCTAATCTTCCATATTATACTTGCTACGGTAGGCGCTATTTTTGGTATTGTAACCTTGATATTAGCTTTCAAACGAAAAATCAGTGTGCATAGAAAAGTTGGACCTGTAACTAGCATTATTTGGTTCTTTACTGCTGTAACTGGGATAGCGGTATATTTATTATTATATATTTTGTATGATGGCGGCGAAACAACAAGTTTAATTAAGGCCATCTTGGGCACCTAAAAAAGGTTGGAACAGAACGTTCCAACCTTTTTTATACTATAGGAAAGTATAAAGTTTTTAGGTTTATAGTATAAGAAAAACTACAGCTTTCGCTAAAGACTTAGCGACAAGCCAAGTTTTTCTAAGGTTTGTCAAGAATTAATTTGGGTATATTCAAATGCTATAATCTAAAGCAGTTGCTTTCTAACTGTTGCTCTTTATTTTCCGCAAAGCGAAGCCCCTCAGAGATAGAAAGACAAAATATCCTCGTGTAGAGTGCTGTTCACATACTTTTATATTTTAATCTTCCATTTTATTATCCCTGCTTCTTTTGCCGAAGTAAACGCGATAATGATAAGTGGTCCTAAAATAAACCCTAATAAACCAAGCAATTTCAAGCCGATAAACATAGATATCAAGGTTGCTAATGGAGAAAGTCCTATATGTTGCCCCATGACTTTCGGTTCGACTGTTCTACGAATAGCAAGCAATATAACAGCTAATACAGCCAGTTGTATAGCCACAGTAGTATCCCCAGCCATCAGCATAAATAAAGACCATGGTCCAAGGATGACGATCGAACCAATTATAGGAATCAAATCAATGATCCAAATAATTAAAGACATAATAATCGCTACTTCTGGTACAATGATGAACAATCCAATTAACGTGACTGCTAAAATAATAAGACTAACAAGAAACTGTGCTTTAAAAAATCCTAGAAAGACACTAGCTAGTCGATTATTCATAAATGAGACCTTTTCGGCTGTTTCTTTTGTCATCATCTGATACATTTTTGCTTTTAGTATTGGTAATTCTAACATAAATAAAAATAAGGCGATTAAGTATACGATGAAACTAATTAAATATTGAGGAATTGAAGCAAAAAGCTGCGCAATCCTTTCAAAGGTGATGGTTTCTTTTGCTGTCGTACTTAACGCATGAAGGTTTGTTTCAATACTAGAAGAAACCTGTTTAACAAATTCATCTGGTAAATCATCGGTGTATTGTTGAAGTTGGGCTTCCCAATTTTCATAAATCCGATTCAATTCGTTGAAGTGTCCGGGTACATCTTCAACAAAATTAACAACTTGTGTCACGACCCTTGTAATAGTAAACGTACCTAAAACACCAAAAATGATTAAAAATAATAGGAAAACGATAGTTACAGATATTTTACGATTAACTTTTAAGCGCTTTTGGATGAGCCGTACAACTGGGTTTAGAAAAAGAGCAGTTATAAAGGCAACGATTAATGGAATAGAAATCGGTAAAATGAAAATAAAAAATAGAATTACTAATATAACTAATAGAATTAATGTTAAATGGCGTTTAGTTAGATTGCGAAACAACGTAATAAAATAGCTCCTTTCATCAGACAAACAATAACATACTTATAAAAAATATAGCATTAATCAACGCGTTTGAACAGAAGAATTAATTTGGATAGAAAAAAATTGTCTTTATCTTTATCATGCAGTAAATGAAACAGGTTAAAAGATTTGGTATGGAGGAGAAAGTTTGAAATAAAGTGTTGAAAAGAGTAGCTTAAAGAAGTATTTATTCCCCCGTAAGATGCCTGCTTGAAGAATTATAGAAAATACGAAAAAGTCGTGGGGATAAGCACTAAATGCCCAATTCCTTCGGGTCGATAGGAAAAACTCGACAGTGATACGTCGCATTTCTTTTTCAAGGATAAGTAAGACTTCTTGGTTAAACATCGTGTTTTTCAACGCCTTCCGAGCTGATAGCCTATATTCTACTTCTATCAGTAGAAAACTAATACTGAAAGAAGTTTCATTTATGGTAACACCTAATATGATCAATATAAAAAGGCGGTAATATTAACTCTAAAATTAGTTAAAGGATAGTTGATCCCTTTTCTCCCGACTCAAAGTCCAAGGAGAGTAGGGATCGTGATTTACATTGCATTCGATAATAAAATTCTGTGTTGAATGATAAATGAGAAGATAACTGCACAGACTATTGTTTAAGTAGCTCGATTTCTGTTTTTAATTTAGTAACTAAATGATTAGCTCGTTCTACAATATCATCTGGAAAGTTTTCTTCTTCACCATATTCAACACCGTGAGGATAGTAATGTTTTCCTAATAATGGCGTCATCAGTTTAATAATAGCGTTTCCACGGTCAACATCACCTTCAATGGCATAACCTTGAATGCGAATATAGTATGTAATGTTTTTTTCTGAAGAATCAATTCGGTAATCGTATGTCACACGCTCATAGTCCCATTGCTCTGCCCGGATAAAAGCGTGTTTTCCCGTTATATGATCTAGTGCTTTTATGTCAATGACCAGATCCTCTAATCCAGTATTTTCTAATTTCATTTTCCCACCTCACCTCTTTGTCCTCATGATACTATATTAGTATGAAACGTAACAACTTTCAAGAACAAAAGCGAATAGTGATCGTTTGGCAGTGTTCAAATTGGAGAACTTCTAACCGAAATAAAGGGAAGCTCCATTTAAGGAGTGCTTTTCTCCTTAAAAAAGAAAAACGCTTTTTCAGCGTGCGAAGTCTATTCAAGAAGCTTTTCTTGTCCTTGAAAAAGAAGAACACTTTTTCAGCGTGCGAAGTATCGCTGACGTAGCTTTCCTTGTCCTGTCGCGCTAAAGAATCGGAAATTTAGAAAACGCTTCTCTCATAAAGCTTCAAAATAATAAGCAGATTTTTCAAATAAGAGAATACGACTTCTTACATTGGGGATAAAGGAAATATGTCCCCCGCAACAGGTGTATGCCGATACTTGAGCGGCAAGCTCGCTTTTAGTCGGTCTTCCTTTGGATTCGATGCCGATGTTGTATGTAGGAAGAAGCGCGAAGTTTGCTACAACTTGAGCGCTTAAGCTAGACGATGCTCCTTTCAAAAGAAAAGATATCCACCATGTATTTCTTAGATTTATGAACAAGATAAATTAAAACGTTTGCCGAAGCGTGAATTTTTTATTATTATACTTGTAATAATAGAGTAACTAACATTTATTTTATGAAGTAAACATATAATCGTATAAAAAAGGAGAACGAGCGATGCGCTTTATACGAAATCTATTATTGTTGTCTGTTATCGCCATAGCAGGATTCTATCTTTTAGAAAAAAATGATATGTCTCCTGATAAAAAAATGAATTCGATTAGTGAAACCGTAAAAGAAAAACAAGAAATGCTTAAATCAAAAAACGTTCCGGAAAAAAGAGACGCATTGTCCTTAGAAGGGGAATTATTTCAATGGTATGACAAGCCGACGGATCAATTGGTTAAAAAAATTGGTGAACCTGTTAGAAAGGATCCAAGTGCGTATGGATATACATGGTGGATTTATACCAATGAGGTTGATCAGTATATCCAATTTGGCATCGTTAATGATCGGGTGAAAACAATTTACGCAACAGGAAAGGGAACGAATATAGAGCCAGTTACCATCGGAGAAAGCTATAAAAAGGTACAGCAGCATTTTAGTTTTCCTGAAGAACTAAACTATCGTAATGGACTGGCTTCTTATACCTTTAAACTTAAGGAAGAAGATAGAAAAATGCGTCCACTTGTAAAAATATCCGATTCTGTCTTTATGCAGCTTTATTTTGATACGTTTACACAAAAACTCTCATCTGTCCGTATATTAGATGTAGATATCCTGTTAAAACATCAGCCTTATGAATTGCAATATCGGGGAAAACTGCCGGAAAAGCCAAATTTAACAGAAGAAGAATGGGTAAAGGTTGAGGCAGGGATGGAGCGACAGATTTTCGATATTACTAATATTATCAGGCAGCAGCACGGAAAAGATAAATTAAAATGGGAAGAATCTGTTGGAGAAGTTGCATTTCGACATAGTAAAGATATGGAAGAACATAATTATTTCTCACACTCCAGTTTAGATGGACGAGGGTTGAAAGAACGGCTGGAGGAAGGAGAGGTCGCATTTGTGGCAGCAGGGGAGAATATTGCTGCACAGTATCCAGATGCAGCTGCTGCGATGGAAGGATGGTTGAATAGTGAAGGACATAGAGAGGCTTTATTAAATGAAAAATATACGCATTTAGGAGTAGGGGTATATCGTCTTTACTACACGCAAAACTTTTTAGCAAAACCTTTTTAGAAGTCGATGCCAAAAAGTCGGATGCAGCTGAATTATTTTTGCATCCGACTTTTTTAATCACAAACTATGGGTACTTACATAGAATATAGTGCATATGACTATGTAGTTGAGAGGTGATCCGTATGAGTAATCGGTCCCTACATCCTTCAGTGATCGAATTTAAACAGTTTATTAATAGCCATCCGAAACTGATTGAGGAAATTCGCAAAAGTGGCAAGCCGCTCCAAGAAATATATGAAAAATGGGCTTTACTAGGTGAAGATGATCCATATTGGACAAAATATAAACAACCCAAAAAGGAATCCAATAAAGAGGATAAGAAGCAGCGAGATAGTTCGAAAAAAGGCAAGAACACAGAGCTGTTTAGTCAATTGTTGAAGATGACAGAGTCCATCGATTTAGATAAAGTTCAACAGCAAATGGAACATTTTAGCTCATCTATTTCTACGATTCAAGAGCTTATTGGACAATTCAAACAAACCAATGATACGAAACAAGCCCCAAATGAACAAATGGGTTGGTTTCGTGATTAAGGAGCGATAAAATGGACCCAATTTGCTATCGTTATTTGGAACAGAATCCGGACTTGTTACATTTTGTTCGCATGAATCCAATTTGGTATCGTTATTTATCTCGAGATCCCTCCTTACTCCCAGAGATGAAAAAAGAAGCTAAATATTTTTATGGGAAAACCTTTTCCCAGCAAATAAATAAAGTTAATCAGCAAATCCAAATGGTAGGAATGTTGATGCAATTTGCAGGGGCGATGAAGGATTAAACATTTTCACAAACGGTAAAAAGTGATACTATGAAGGTGTGGAGGTGTATAGGATGATAGCGACAATGGATTATGCAGCCATGCTTGATCGTTCGGAGCAATTAAGTAATATGATTATTCATTCGGAGGTCATGGAAGCCTATCGTCAATCTCAAAAAGAGTTGAAAGAGGACGAACATGCCCAAAAGCTGATCCGTGCTTTTTTAAAAATAAAAAAGGATTATGAAGAGATTCAGCGATTTGGGAGATACCACCCCGATTATAATACGATTATGAAAGAAGTTCGTAAGGCTAAGCGGGAGATGGATATGCATGAAAAAGTAGCCTCCTTTAAAGTTGCTGAGCGCAATCTGCAACAACTATTAGATGATATTAGTGAGTTTGTTGCTCATAGCGTGAGTGAACAAATTAAAGTCCCACGAGAAGGAGCATTATTAACTGGAGGCTGCGGCTGCGGAAGCGGTGGAGGTTGCGGCTGTGCATCATAAAGGAGTCCTTATTTCGCAAAAAAAGGAGTTTCTTGAGAAAAAAGAACCCTTAGAGATACTGTAAACAGTGCATGTTGAGGGGATCTTCCCCCTCTAAACGCGCTATAATCTATATTGCAAGTTAAGAAATTAAAATTTGATGTGTGAAATTTATGTTTTACTGTCCGTGCAATCATTCTTACTTGCACCGACGGTAGACAAGCAAAGTTTATAACGATAAGAAAATATAAAATTTTAACGAAATAGAAAATTTTTTGAAAGTGAGGGTAGAAGGATGCGAATTAACCGACAGGGATTAATTGTTTGGTTTCAGCATATGAAAAATCTGAAGCAAATAAAGCGGTATGGTCATTACATATACAGTTCCAAAAAAATGAAATATGCGGTTTTATATGTGAATCAGGAGGACATAGACAAAGTAGAAGAAAAGCTTATCAAACTTTCCTTTGTTTCCAAAGTAGAGCGCTCCTATAAGCCGTTTGTTCGCACAGAATTTGAAAATGCTAAGCTAGATAAAGCGAAGCAATATGATTATAAAATGGGGATATAATTTTTATCCCTATTTAAGGTCGTAATACTCCCACTTTAAGAGTAATATAGGGAACGAAGAAAAGTCTAAGTGAGAGATAACTTTATATGCGGGATAATGGAAACATGCCTCTAAAACAGGGGTATGCTAACGCCTGAGCGGCAAGCACACTTTTAGTCGGCTTTCCTTTAGATTCGATTCGATGTTGATTTATTGTAGGAAGGCGATCGAAGTATGCTACAGTTTGAATACTTGACTAGGCGGTGACTAATTTTCAAACATGTTATCTACAATGTAGGAATATGATATCGTTTCCTATAAAAAGAAAAAACCTGCAGAAAAAATCTACAGGTCCCTCTGTTTTCCTACATAGAAAACAAAAAGGCAAAGGGAGAGGAGAAACCGGAAGAAGAACTTATGGGGAAGTGTAAGTCTTCTCCGTGTTTTGAAACAACCGAGGTAACCTCTAGCTGTTTCATTATCTTAGTATAGACGATCGAGCAATTTATATACATCTTACCTAAAAAATTTCCCAGTTGAATATTTTAGTTTTCGTTTTTCATTTTTTATGATAGGATAAATGTCGAATAATGGTAAACGGAGGTGTTGCGATGCGGATTATTGCAGGTGAATATAAAGGAAGACCGATAAAGGCTGTTCCCGGAAAGACAACTCGTCCAACAACAGACAAAGTGAAGGAAGCAGCCTTTCAAATGATTGGTCCTTTTTTTCAAGGAGGCTACGCCATTGACCTGTTTGCGGGAAGTGGATCCCTGGGAATCGAAGCTTTAAGTAGAGGAATTGACAAAACTATATTTGTTGATAAGTATCCTCTTGCTATACATACCATTCATGAAAATTTGCGACGATTAAACCTTGAACATCGAGCTGAAGTATTTCGGACTGATGCTTTTCGTGCTTTACATGCTGCGGCAAAAAGACAATTAGAATTTCAACTCGTTCTTCTTGATCCTCCTTATGGAAAAATTAATCTTGAGAAGCTTTTAAATAAACTATTAGAGCTTCAATTAGTAGCAATTGACGGGTGGATTTATTGTGAACACGACGCATCTGAAGAACTGCCTGCTGACCATCCCCGTTTATCCATTGTGAAGCAAACAAACTATGGAGGTACCATTTGGATAACCCTCTATAAAGTTAACTAGAAGGGAGCACTTATCTTGACTAGATTGGCGATTTGTCCAGGCAGTTTTGATCCGGTTACGTATGGACACTTGGATATTATTAAACGAGGTGCTAAAATATTTGACCATGTAATTGTTGCTGTTTTTAATAACCAGTCCAAAGATCCATTGTTTACGGTAGAAGAACGAATAGAACTATTAAAAGACTCTACCAAAGAACTGTCAAACGTTACGGTTGATTCATCGAACAGCTTGTTGATGGATTATGCTAAGTCAAAAAACGCACAAGCAATCATTCGTGGATTACGAGCTGTTAGTGACTTCGAATATGAAATGCAGATTACATCTATGAACAGACATCTATATGAGGATATTGAAACCTTTTTTATGATGACGAAAAATCAATATTCGTTTTTAAGCTCTAGTATTGTTAAAGAGGTTGCTAAATATCGAGCAAATGTGAGTGAAATGGTTCCAAAAGTAGTTCAAGAAGCCTTAGAAAAGAAATTCAGATAGTCAGTTACTAGTTTTATACGTAAAGAGAGGGCTTCGCTGTAGTAAAGCCCTCTTTTTGAACACGCACTTACACTAGCTTTTCTCAGTTTGCTATCACAATATAGTTAAAGCTTATTTTATGAACCGTCGATATAAAAGAACAAAGGAAGTTATGATACATATAATAGTAATAAATGGACCAATCGAAGCAATTGTTGTTAGGATATCCATCCATATATTTTCTGAAGTCGTATGCACCACAGGGACATCATACATATCAAAAGCTTGTCTATCTAAATATAGGGGTTTATAGAGAAAGATAGTCAGTGTACTAGCGAAAAAACCGTGCAGGATACGTGCAAAAAAGTACGGTGCAAAACGAATGTCGGTTTTCGATATGATACTAGCTACTTGTGCTTGAACTGAAAACCCGTTAAACCCCAAAATAAAGCTTACTAATATAGCTTGTACGAGTAATGTATCATTCACACCGGAAATGCTTTGAACACCAATCGTTATTTCAAATAAACCAGATATGATAGGTAACCCAAATTCTGTTGAGATGGAAAAAACCAGTAATAATTGTTCTACCAATTCGGCAATAACGGATGTAAAGCCAATTAAAAACATCAATTTCGTTAATACAGAAAATAAAACGATAAATCCTCCAACCATAACAAGCGTTTTTACTGAATGAATGACAGCATCACCTAGTATCTCGCCTAATGGCCTCTCATCACTTATTCTCGCGCGATGCATAGCATAAAAAGCTCTTCGTAAGGATGTTTTAGACGGCGTCTTCTTTTTTTTCTCTATCTTCCATTCATATTCACTTCTTCTATAGAATCTCATGCATAAGCCGACAAACAGATTGCCTACATAATGACATACAGCAAGTAAAGCCCCTAATTTGTTATCATGGAAGAATCCAACTGATATTGCTGCAAAAATAAATAATGGGCTTGAAGCATTGGTGAACGATACAAGACGTTCTGCTTCTACTCTTGTTAGTTGTTTTTCTTCACGTAATCTTGTAGCTATTTTTGCTCCGGTAGGATAACCGCTTGCCATTCCCATAAACATGCCAAAGCTTCCGACACCAGGTACATTAAAGAGGGGGCGCATGATTGGCTCGAATAAAACACCGATAAATCGTACTACTCCGAAGCTAATAAGCAATTCAGCAGTAATAAAGAAGGGGAGTAAAGAAGGAAATACGACTTCCCACCAAATATTTAAACCTCTTATACTTGCTTCAAGCGATTGATCGGGAAATTTGACTAA is a genomic window of Virgibacillus proomii containing:
- the ylbD gene encoding spore coat protein YlbD → MSNRSLHPSVIEFKQFINSHPKLIEEIRKSGKPLQEIYEKWALLGEDDPYWTKYKQPKKESNKEDKKQRDSSKKGKNTELFSQLLKMTESIDLDKVQQQMEHFSSSISTIQELIGQFKQTNDTKQAPNEQMGWFRD
- a CDS encoding YlbE-like family protein, which codes for MDPICYRYLEQNPDLLHFVRMNPIWYRYLSRDPSLLPEMKKEAKYFYGKTFSQQINKVNQQIQMVGMLMQFAGAMKD
- a CDS encoding YlbF family regulator, with protein sequence MIATMDYAAMLDRSEQLSNMIIHSEVMEAYRQSQKELKEDEHAQKLIRAFLKIKKDYEEIQRFGRYHPDYNTIMKEVRKAKREMDMHEKVASFKVAERNLQQLLDDISEFVAHSVSEQIKVPREGALLTGGCGCGSGGGCGCAS
- a CDS encoding YlbG family protein, with protein sequence MRINRQGLIVWFQHMKNLKQIKRYGHYIYSSKKMKYAVLYVNQEDIDKVEEKLIKLSFVSKVERSYKPFVRTEFENAKLDKAKQYDYKMGI
- the rsmD gene encoding 16S rRNA (guanine(966)-N(2))-methyltransferase RsmD, whose amino-acid sequence is MVNGGVAMRIIAGEYKGRPIKAVPGKTTRPTTDKVKEAAFQMIGPFFQGGYAIDLFAGSGSLGIEALSRGIDKTIFVDKYPLAIHTIHENLRRLNLEHRAEVFRTDAFRALHAAAKRQLEFQLVLLDPPYGKINLEKLLNKLLELQLVAIDGWIYCEHDASEELPADHPRLSIVKQTNYGGTIWITLYKVN
- the coaD gene encoding pantetheine-phosphate adenylyltransferase is translated as MTRLAICPGSFDPVTYGHLDIIKRGAKIFDHVIVAVFNNQSKDPLFTVEERIELLKDSTKELSNVTVDSSNSLLMDYAKSKNAQAIIRGLRAVSDFEYEMQITSMNRHLYEDIETFFMMTKNQYSFLSSSIVKEVAKYRANVSEMVPKVVQEALEKKFR
- the ylbJ gene encoding sporulation integral membrane protein YlbJ; amino-acid sequence: MAQIIKTILFSVLTLCIAISLVKFPDQSLEASIRGLNIWWEVVFPSLLPFFITAELLISFGVVRFIGVLFEPIMRPLFNVPGVGSFGMFMGMASGYPTGAKIATRLREEKQLTRVEAERLVSFTNASSPLFIFAAISVGFFHDNKLGALLAVCHYVGNLFVGLCMRFYRRSEYEWKIEKKKKTPSKTSLRRAFYAMHRARISDERPLGEILGDAVIHSVKTLVMVGGFIVLFSVLTKLMFLIGFTSVIAELVEQLLLVFSISTEFGLPIISGLFEITIGVQSISGVNDTLLVQAILVSFILGFNGFSVQAQVASIISKTDIRFAPYFFARILHGFFASTLTIFLYKPLYLDRQAFDMYDVPVVHTTSENIWMDILTTIASIGPFITIICIITSFVLLYRRFIK